One Chlamydiales bacterium genomic window carries:
- a CDS encoding L,D-transpeptidase, which translates to MSFSRLFVIFALILFIVIGVAAWVKKQGKSSDTPDKTVSKSVPGSSVEIELNQAAKSKESSSIKKIDQKNSLKKEPVLIVFSKNPLSEVDRVQELFDVDQNKLDAFVETVTYKARVSWMQGRSAWLGDYATHYATSKHFIARSLNRKVDYLTQKVAEGDRFNVLRKEVEFFLLVDISCSKMFFYALDKQENKRVLLKTYDVGLGRLDSNSPSGCLTPLGKYSLGSKVVTYKPGSMGLFHHETTEMIRVFGTRWIPFDKELEGTTAPARGYGIHGAPWTNVNVDGKKGELLENIECISKYESDGCIRLATKDIEELYAIVITKPTTVQIVKNFNDVRLPGVEDVTKAESATK; encoded by the coding sequence ATGTCGTTTTCCAGGCTCTTTGTTATTTTTGCCTTAATTTTGTTTATAGTCATTGGCGTAGCAGCATGGGTAAAGAAGCAAGGAAAAAGTAGTGATACACCTGATAAAACGGTGAGCAAATCTGTTCCTGGATCTTCAGTTGAAATAGAGCTTAATCAAGCAGCTAAATCTAAAGAATCTTCTTCAATTAAGAAAATAGATCAAAAAAACTCTTTAAAAAAAGAGCCTGTCCTCATCGTTTTTTCAAAAAACCCCTTGTCAGAAGTTGATCGAGTTCAAGAGCTTTTTGATGTAGACCAAAATAAGCTCGATGCTTTTGTTGAGACTGTTACCTACAAAGCAAGGGTCTCTTGGATGCAGGGAAGATCCGCATGGCTTGGTGATTATGCAACGCATTATGCTACCTCAAAACATTTCATTGCTCGCAGTTTAAACCGAAAAGTAGATTACTTGACTCAAAAAGTTGCAGAGGGTGATCGATTTAATGTTCTTAGAAAAGAGGTGGAATTTTTTCTTTTAGTGGATATCTCTTGTTCTAAGATGTTTTTTTATGCGCTAGATAAACAAGAAAATAAGAGAGTATTGCTAAAAACTTATGATGTAGGTCTTGGTAGATTGGATTCAAATAGTCCATCTGGTTGTCTTACGCCCTTGGGCAAATATTCTCTTGGAAGTAAAGTTGTCACTTATAAGCCAGGTTCAATGGGCTTATTTCATCATGAAACTACTGAGATGATTCGTGTTTTTGGTACAAGGTGGATTCCCTTTGATAAAGAGCTTGAGGGAACAACTGCCCCTGCAAGGGGCTATGGGATTCATGGAGCCCCTTGGACTAATGTCAATGTAGATGGAAAAAAGGGTGAGCTTTTAGAAAATATAGAATGTATTTCAAAATATGAAAGTGATGGCTGTATTCGTCTTGCTACAAAAGACATAGAAGAGCTTTATGCCATCGTCATTACAAAGCCAACAACAGTGCAAATTGTAAAGAACTTTAATGATGTGCGTCTACCAGGTGTGGAAGATGTAACAAAAGCAGAATCTGCAACAAAATAG
- a CDS encoding acetyl-CoA carboxylase carboxyltransferase subunit alpha, giving the protein MDLLPHEKQMQEYEKTIQQFKEHHKKDSSLFSTEDIQVLEGKLEDLRKKVYSELTPWERVTICRHPLRPHAIDYINHICEDFVEMFGDRYFADDHAIMGGLAKIGGIKCVVIGQEKGNDTESRMYRNFGMPHPEGFRKALRLMKIAEKFKLPVVTFVDTAGAFPGLAAEERGQAWAIAENLKEMARLNTPIIVVVIGEASSGGALAIAVGDSIGMLEHSYYSVISPEGCASILWKDASKMELAAATLKLNAENVLELDIIDNIIKEPPGGAHYDPPFVYSQVKSYIVDQWNILKGMPPKMLVERRYLKFRKMGKFLVV; this is encoded by the coding sequence ATGGATCTTTTACCTCACGAAAAACAGATGCAAGAATATGAGAAAACGATCCAACAATTTAAAGAACATCATAAGAAAGATAGTTCTCTTTTTTCCACTGAAGATATACAGGTATTAGAAGGCAAGCTAGAGGATTTACGTAAAAAAGTTTATTCCGAGCTTACTCCATGGGAAAGAGTTACTATTTGTAGACATCCACTTCGTCCTCACGCAATTGATTATATTAATCATATTTGTGAAGATTTTGTCGAAATGTTTGGGGATAGGTATTTTGCGGATGATCATGCAATTATGGGAGGTCTTGCTAAAATTGGTGGCATTAAATGTGTGGTTATTGGGCAAGAAAAAGGTAATGACACAGAGTCTCGAATGTATCGTAATTTTGGAATGCCTCATCCAGAGGGCTTTAGAAAGGCTCTTCGCTTAATGAAGATAGCAGAAAAGTTTAAGTTGCCTGTTGTAACTTTTGTGGACACTGCAGGAGCATTTCCTGGGCTTGCTGCAGAAGAGCGTGGACAGGCTTGGGCAATTGCAGAGAATCTTAAGGAAATGGCAAGGCTCAATACGCCCATTATTGTTGTTGTGATAGGAGAGGCTTCTTCTGGAGGTGCTCTTGCAATAGCAGTTGGTGATTCAATAGGTATGTTAGAGCATTCTTATTACTCTGTAATATCCCCAGAGGGTTGTGCATCGATTCTTTGGAAAGATGCAAGTAAAATGGAGCTTGCGGCAGCTACTTTAAAACTTAATGCTGAAAATGTTTTGGAGCTTGATATTATTGATAATATCATTAAAGAGCCTCCAGGAGGTGCACATTATGATCCTCCTTTTGTTTACAGTCAGGTGAAAAGTTATATTGTCGATCAGTGGAATATACTCAAGGGTATGCCACCAAAAATGTTGGTGGAACGCAGGTACCTTAAATTTCGTAAAATGGGTAAGTTTTTAGTTGTATAA
- a CDS encoding ABC transporter ATP-binding protein: protein MRLLLKTAFQNRKHYLLMCFTLISMFAMTIGSSMEFMTLGLLTSGSTVFSAQNGDVPSQDKKEAVQENPSKELDKSKEDVFKKIILDLDKKFHVSSNAKLMIVIVVLVAIFKAAAIFGIKYFTQLISIRVSRDLRQRYFEYIQTLPMSFYQKHNLGSLSSRVVGDASVVAGSINSALINYLQTPFLMISNTLLCIYISFELFLVVFVGIPLVVLPIVYLTGRVKRVSRRIQKNQETFTSVLIDFLAGIQTVKIFAMELFSIRKYKEQNDQMAYLEEKNAKYNSIARPILHTLGGLFLALVLFYGLYILQMQVSSLIVFCGLLYQFYEPIKKFGEENSQIQRGVIAAERMYEVLDLKPEIEDKPGAIEFDGNLESIEFDDVWFRYEDEWVLKGVSFFIKKGESFAIVGPTGSGKSTIVQLIPRLYEVEKGVIRLNGKPIDAYTQKSLRENMAFVSQKPFLFIDTVQGNISFGKSFSEEEVRIAAKRAYADEFIENLPNQYQMVLAESGKNLSGGQQQRLAIARALVKKSPILIMDEATSALDAISENRIKIAIKEMKGHVTQILIAHRFSTIEDSDKILYLDKGIKIAEGPKDELLKTCPGFKAMWDMMNSTARKQALEDVVYTQINS from the coding sequence ATGAGATTACTTTTAAAGACAGCATTTCAGAATCGTAAGCACTATTTGCTTATGTGTTTTACCCTTATTTCCATGTTTGCTATGACAATTGGCTCTTCAATGGAATTTATGACACTTGGTCTTCTTACGTCTGGTTCGACTGTTTTTTCTGCTCAAAATGGAGATGTACCTTCTCAAGATAAAAAAGAAGCCGTTCAAGAAAATCCTTCAAAAGAGCTTGATAAGAGTAAAGAAGATGTATTTAAAAAAATAATTCTGGATTTGGATAAGAAATTTCACGTTTCTAGCAATGCAAAACTCATGATTGTCATTGTTGTATTGGTTGCAATATTTAAAGCCGCTGCAATTTTTGGTATTAAATATTTTACGCAGCTTATATCGATACGAGTTAGTAGAGATTTAAGACAGCGCTATTTTGAGTACATTCAGACGCTTCCTATGAGCTTTTATCAAAAGCATAACTTAGGAAGTTTATCTTCTAGAGTCGTAGGAGATGCATCTGTTGTTGCAGGCTCCATTAACTCAGCCCTCATTAATTACTTGCAAACGCCTTTTCTTATGATATCCAATACACTTTTGTGTATTTATATCTCTTTTGAATTATTTTTAGTGGTTTTTGTGGGAATACCGCTAGTTGTATTGCCAATTGTTTATTTGACAGGGCGTGTCAAAAGAGTGTCCAGGCGTATTCAAAAGAACCAAGAGACTTTTACATCTGTATTGATAGACTTTCTTGCGGGTATACAGACAGTAAAGATCTTTGCGATGGAACTTTTTTCTATCAGAAAATACAAAGAACAAAACGATCAAATGGCTTATTTGGAAGAGAAAAATGCTAAATATAACAGCATTGCAAGGCCCATTTTACATACATTAGGAGGCCTGTTTTTAGCTTTAGTTCTCTTTTATGGCTTATATATTCTTCAAATGCAAGTATCAAGCCTAATTGTATTTTGTGGATTATTGTATCAGTTCTATGAGCCTATCAAGAAGTTTGGAGAAGAAAATTCTCAGATTCAAAGAGGCGTGATTGCTGCAGAAAGAATGTACGAGGTACTCGATTTAAAACCAGAGATTGAGGACAAGCCAGGAGCAATTGAGTTTGATGGAAATTTGGAGAGCATTGAGTTTGATGATGTTTGGTTTCGTTACGAGGATGAGTGGGTATTAAAGGGCGTAAGTTTTTTTATAAAAAAAGGCGAAAGCTTTGCAATCGTTGGCCCTACGGGTTCTGGAAAATCTACGATCGTGCAGCTCATTCCTAGGTTGTATGAGGTAGAAAAGGGTGTTATTCGTCTCAATGGCAAGCCAATTGATGCCTATACACAAAAATCTTTGCGGGAAAATATGGCTTTTGTATCTCAGAAGCCCTTTCTTTTTATCGATACTGTTCAGGGTAATATTTCCTTTGGTAAGTCGTTTAGTGAAGAAGAAGTACGCATCGCTGCAAAAAGAGCTTATGCAGATGAGTTTATTGAGAATCTTCCTAATCAATACCAAATGGTGCTTGCAGAGTCTGGAAAAAATTTGTCGGGTGGTCAGCAGCAGCGTCTAGCTATTGCAAGGGCTCTTGTTAAAAAGTCTCCTATCTTAATTATGGATGAAGCTACATCAGCACTTGATGCGATTAGTGAAAATCGTATTAAAATAGCTATTAAGGAGATGAAAGGGCATGTTACACAAATATTAATTGCTCACAGATTTTCAACAATAGAAGACTCGGACAAAATTTTATACTTGGACAAGGGAATTAAGATTGCTGAGGGCCCCAAAGATGAATTACTAAAGACATGCCCTGGCTTTAAGGCGATGTGGGACATGATGAACTCTACTGCCAGAAAGCAAGCTCTCGAGGATGTTGTTTATACACAAATCAATTCTTGA
- a CDS encoding AAA family ATPase translates to MVVFVREYNNFIHDFGFESLASLEKTITSLHDRVTIQGKAIQPDDHLALKAESGLLLQGRISHTSAKFKRLQTVFTKASKETIQKVLQDIAPFIASLKIDLTEFAELFSLDKLEENWKQLYKITNNEISLDETIQALAEVRFSKLNVKDTFQLKCRRVYVQVRNFIENIVFTIESAFFPDQRTPPENAFEASFLVQLLLGLLLVPLAIGGFLAPIIPVFWQLCTMTAGITIVLILLLILWYNCLRPCPNQLGYDIRNFTDEAYQGLLPLADGREEELGELISILSTSSENNLHPMLLGDSGCGKTTLLHQLAYRIVSGNVPNELKNKKIFYINAMLLSKTSSYDTPFQLLERIINRVKGYEKEVIFAFDEAHNLNKLVEALKTRLEPGPRAIHFIGLTTLKEYGSKDNKDTLKGNDAFAGRLREIVVSPLSDDEIKRVHLQMVERVASNVHFSKKAIRKIIEITDRDKTLQRVQPARSKPKIEEAISLFRQTFHSDSAELKNKKVLLAKMNSDFHCASALSPETEAGREAIIIRRALKQEIEKLSEKETHLRRELEGLQEVMLYKKNLKREFWDIAAKIEEAPPSQKDVLKKLFLLHKQMAIHLKHTIQELRRKLSLVAGKPVTGKIDEQFIEEHLGIEYR, encoded by the coding sequence ATGGTTGTATTTGTTAGAGAATATAATAACTTTATTCATGATTTTGGATTTGAAAGTCTTGCTTCTTTAGAGAAGACCATAACTTCTTTGCACGATCGGGTGACAATACAAGGAAAAGCTATCCAACCTGATGATCATTTAGCATTGAAAGCAGAATCAGGGCTTTTATTACAAGGACGCATCAGTCATACAAGTGCCAAATTTAAAAGGCTCCAAACTGTTTTTACAAAGGCATCAAAGGAAACTATTCAAAAAGTCTTGCAAGATATTGCACCCTTTATTGCTAGTTTAAAGATAGATTTGACAGAATTTGCAGAACTTTTTTCTTTGGATAAGTTAGAAGAGAACTGGAAGCAGCTTTACAAGATAACTAATAATGAAATTTCATTAGATGAAACAATTCAAGCACTTGCAGAAGTACGCTTTAGCAAGTTAAACGTAAAAGATACGTTTCAGCTAAAGTGTAGAAGAGTTTATGTACAAGTAAGAAATTTTATTGAAAATATTGTATTTACGATTGAAAGCGCATTTTTTCCAGATCAAAGAACTCCTCCAGAAAATGCATTTGAGGCAAGTTTCTTGGTTCAATTACTTCTTGGCCTACTTTTAGTGCCTCTTGCTATAGGAGGATTTTTAGCTCCCATTATTCCTGTATTTTGGCAGCTTTGTACGATGACTGCTGGCATAACTATTGTGCTTATTTTGCTTCTAATCCTTTGGTACAATTGTTTGAGACCATGTCCCAATCAATTAGGTTATGATATCCGTAACTTTACAGATGAGGCTTACCAAGGTTTATTACCACTAGCAGATGGAAGAGAGGAAGAGCTTGGAGAGCTTATTTCAATACTTTCTACAAGTAGTGAAAATAATTTGCATCCCATGCTTCTTGGTGATTCTGGTTGTGGTAAAACAACACTTCTTCATCAGCTAGCGTATCGAATTGTATCTGGAAATGTTCCAAATGAGCTTAAAAATAAAAAAATTTTCTATATCAATGCCATGCTGTTAAGCAAGACTTCCAGTTATGATACACCTTTCCAACTTCTAGAACGTATTATAAATCGTGTAAAAGGGTATGAGAAAGAGGTGATTTTTGCATTTGACGAAGCTCATAACTTAAATAAGCTTGTTGAAGCTTTAAAAACTAGGCTGGAACCTGGCCCAAGAGCCATCCATTTTATTGGTCTTACAACATTAAAAGAGTATGGTAGCAAAGATAATAAAGATACATTAAAAGGAAATGATGCCTTTGCAGGAAGATTAAGAGAAATAGTTGTATCTCCTTTATCAGATGATGAGATAAAAAGAGTTCACTTGCAAATGGTTGAGCGCGTAGCTTCAAATGTGCATTTTAGTAAAAAAGCAATTCGAAAAATTATCGAAATTACTGACAGAGATAAAACATTGCAGCGTGTCCAGCCAGCAAGATCAAAGCCAAAAATTGAAGAAGCTATTAGCCTATTTAGACAGACCTTTCACTCTGATTCTGCAGAACTTAAAAATAAGAAAGTTCTTTTAGCAAAGATGAATAGTGATTTTCATTGTGCATCAGCTTTAAGTCCAGAAACTGAAGCGGGAAGAGAGGCAATAATTATAAGAAGAGCCTTGAAACAGGAGATAGAAAAGCTTTCTGAAAAAGAAACTCACTTGAGAAGAGAATTAGAAGGCCTACAAGAAGTAATGTTGTATAAGAAGAATTTAAAAAGAGAGTTTTGGGATATTGCAGCTAAAATTGAAGAGGCTCCGCCAAGTCAAAAAGATGTTTTAAAGAAGCTATTTCTTTTACATAAGCAAATGGCAATTCATTTAAAACACACCATACAAGAACTTAGAAGGAAACTATCTCTAGTTGCTGGTAAGCCAGTAACAGGAAAAATTGATGAACAATTTATCGAAGAGCATTTAGGTATAGAGTATCGCTGA
- the treZ gene encoding malto-oligosyltrehalose trehalohydrolase codes for MKLDLGATLHTDNNALFKVWAPLQPTLRLKHNKNIYMMEKDEKGYFHYCLDNVYENDYYSYIFQNNIERADPVSRYLPDGPFGMSCILNPSSFKWNDEKWKKPKKNDLIFYECHVGTFTKKGTFTETISKLNYLKELGITCLEVMPITEFSGKWGWGYDSVSLFAPHHHYGTPSELKNLINCCHEVGIAFCLDIVYNHFGPEGFFLNEFGPYLTNRYQTPWGEAVNFDGPYSDEVKHLIIQNALYWVHEFHVDALRLDALHGIYDNSAHRLLDQLRESVGDDAYLIGESDLNDNRLLLQHKLDALWNDDFHHALHVTLTSEQQGYYQDFQGIKDLKTILQEGVVYGDKYSSFRRRHHGNSFKDIPHNNLIAFSQNHDQIGNRALGDRLKVPLEVQKVVAFFVILGPFLPLIFMGEEYGEKNPFQYFVDCQNKDLFQQIYEGRKKEFQMQGTYAPDIQAFLKSKLSWEINHDLFTIYQTLIALRKQYLLHEFHLDPIQSEYSLFWHYGNSVHLFCCFQEKPCSITAKAQNILFQTGSISTQENTISFKGPSAILYT; via the coding sequence ATGAAACTGGATCTTGGAGCCACTCTACACACAGACAACAACGCTTTATTTAAGGTATGGGCACCTCTTCAGCCTACTTTAAGGTTAAAACATAATAAAAATATCTATATGATGGAAAAAGATGAAAAAGGATATTTTCACTACTGTTTAGATAATGTTTATGAAAACGATTATTATTCTTATATCTTTCAAAATAATATAGAGCGTGCAGACCCTGTTTCAAGATACCTTCCAGACGGACCTTTTGGAATGTCTTGTATCCTAAACCCTTCTTCTTTCAAATGGAATGATGAAAAATGGAAAAAGCCGAAAAAAAATGATCTAATTTTCTATGAATGTCATGTAGGTACTTTTACGAAGAAGGGAACTTTTACAGAAACCATTTCAAAACTTAACTACCTTAAAGAACTTGGTATTACATGTCTGGAAGTAATGCCCATTACAGAATTTTCAGGAAAATGGGGCTGGGGTTATGATTCTGTAAGCTTATTTGCCCCTCACCACCACTATGGAACACCTTCAGAGCTGAAAAATCTCATCAATTGCTGCCATGAAGTGGGAATAGCTTTTTGCCTCGACATCGTCTACAATCATTTTGGTCCAGAAGGCTTCTTTTTAAATGAATTTGGCCCCTACCTTACAAATCGTTATCAAACGCCTTGGGGAGAAGCTGTCAACTTTGATGGTCCTTATTCTGATGAGGTAAAGCATTTAATCATCCAAAATGCGCTCTACTGGGTGCATGAATTTCATGTGGATGCACTCCGCTTAGATGCCCTGCACGGAATCTATGATAACAGTGCTCACAGATTACTCGATCAACTAAGAGAATCTGTTGGAGATGACGCCTACTTAATTGGCGAGAGTGATTTAAATGATAACAGACTCCTTTTACAACACAAGCTCGATGCTCTTTGGAATGATGACTTTCATCATGCTCTTCATGTTACACTAACTTCAGAGCAACAAGGTTACTATCAAGATTTCCAAGGGATTAAAGATCTCAAAACCATCTTACAAGAAGGTGTTGTTTATGGAGATAAATACTCTTCTTTTCGCAGGCGCCATCATGGCAATTCCTTCAAAGATATTCCTCATAACAATCTTATAGCTTTTAGCCAAAATCATGATCAAATTGGAAATCGCGCGCTAGGAGATCGGCTAAAAGTACCTCTTGAAGTACAAAAAGTTGTAGCCTTTTTTGTTATCTTGGGACCTTTTCTTCCCCTTATCTTCATGGGAGAAGAATATGGAGAAAAAAATCCCTTTCAATACTTTGTGGACTGTCAAAATAAAGATCTTTTTCAACAAATTTATGAGGGAAGAAAAAAAGAGTTTCAGATGCAAGGAACATATGCCCCCGATATTCAAGCTTTTTTAAAATCCAAGCTCTCCTGGGAAATTAATCATGACCTCTTTACTATATACCAAACACTCATAGCCTTAAGAAAGCAGTATCTTCTTCATGAATTCCATCTTGATCCTATACAAAGTGAATATTCTCTGTTTTGGCACTACGGCAACTCTGTCCACCTATTTTGCTGTTTTCAAGAAAAGCCATGTTCCATTACAGCAAAAGCTCAAAACATTTTATTTCAAACAGGCTCTATATCCACTCAAGAGAACACCATTTCATTCAAAGGTCCCTCAGCGATACTCTATACCTAA